CCATCTAGGCCCACGTGAAAAAACTAGTAGTGTTGGCTCTTCTTGCAGGCGTGGGTTACTACGTCTACAAGCAGTACCAGGCCAATCAAGACGATTCCGACCTCTGGTCGGAACCGACAGATGCACCTGATCTACGATAGGTTCTCGTAGTCCTCAGGGGGATTAGCTCAGTTGGTAGAGCGCTGCCTTTGCAAGGCAGATGTCAGGAGTTCGAGTCTCCTATCCTCCAC
This genomic stretch from Candidatus Nanopelagicales bacterium harbors:
- a CDS encoding DLW-39 family protein, whose product is MKKLVVLALLAGVGYYVYKQYQANQDDSDLWSEPTDAPDLR